Genomic segment of bacterium:
AGCGATTGTGCTTGCCGCCACCATGGCGGCAATTGCGGCCTTGTCCCGCGATGGTGACGCCATCTCGGAGGTCCCGGTGGTGGCTGCTGCCCAGCGATGGACTGCCGGGCATCCACCCGGAGAACACGTCATCATCGAAATGCCCGCCGACCGAGCAGGGTTTTTCGTTCATCCATCGGAGTTGGATGGGGCCATTGCCGCTGTGGATGTGCCTGAGGGAACGCTGGTATCGCCCCAAATGCTGCGCTCCCGCCAAAGCGGTGATGACACCAGGAGAACCACCCTGATGCGGTTCAGTGTGAATGACGAGATGTGGTCCGATCCCGGTCCAGCACCCGGTAACCGGGCAGTGTTCTCTTCGTCACCCGGGGGGTGTGCCGCAGCCTTGGTGACCTTGGTGGCGGTTGCCGACGACGGTGCTGTCGCATCCGGTGTAACCGTGGAGGCGGATCCTGAACTAGCCGCGGTGCTCTCTGATGGCCAGTGGTGGATATGGGAATCCCCTCCCGGCCGCTGGCCACTGTGTGAGCCGTCGGGAACGGACGTCTCCCCTACCCTCGATACAGAGAACAGGGCGGTCCGCTGATGCTCTTGGCCGTAGGCGACCGATGGCTCGACCCCGAGGCAGTGGAGCGGGTCATGGACGGGGTGCTAGAGGGCATGGCCGGCACTGCCCCTGGGGCGGCCTTGGCCACCTCTCCGGCTGAAGTCGACCAGGCGTCGGCCGCCGGCCGCCCCACCGTTCTGCTGATGCGGGACGACGAACTCGAAATACGCCTCGAATCAGCCGTGGCATCGGCTGCCGCAGTGCTGTGGATCACCACCGCTGACAGCTCCGACGTGCGCTCCCTCCTCCGGTTGGACACAGGATCGCGCCGTGCCACCCCAATCGTCTCGGTCGTGGTGGCCGACGACCTGCCCGACCGGGAACGACTTCGCCGCCAACGAGTCATCAGCCTCTGGATTCCCCCCGAACCCACCCGGCGCGACCTGCGCCGATTGCATCGACTCGGGCGCCGCCTGGCGTGGACGGCGGTCGCGCCTCGCCGGCTCGATCCACTCGACCGCGAGACCCATCTGTGGGCTGCTTCTCAAGCCGCCCAAACCCGTCTGGCCGACTTGCTCGAGGAAACCGGGGTTGAGGAGTTTCAGATCAGGGGCGGTGAGTGCATGATCGTTCATCGGGCCGAGGGTCAGCGGGAGCGCCGGAACTCGCCCTTTGCGTCCAACGAAGAGTTGATCGAAACAGCCCGCCACCTGGCCAGCTTCTCCGGCGGCCAGCCACAGCGCTTCGACGTGCTCGACAGCCGCTTGGACATACGCCTGGGCGACCGGTGGAGGCTCCACGCCGAGGCGTTCATGTGCCATCCCCCCACGATGGTCCTGAGATCGAACATGGCCGGCAAGGCCACGCTCGACGATCTCAGTGTTGCTGCCGCGCCGCTTCAGAAGATCCTGATAGGGGCAGTCTCGGGTCCGGTCAGGGCCAACATCGTGATCGCAGCCGCCATGGGCGGGGGCAAGACCACCCTTTGCCAGGCTCTTCTGGCCACCGTCGACGGGTCCGAGAGGATCGACACTATCGAGGACACTCCCGAGCTCCGATTGGCCCAGTACGGCATTCATTCGAACAGCTACGAGCGCCTCACCCGTGATGCCAATAACGACGGTGTGGGAAAGCTGGCCATGAGCGATCACATACGCGACGCCAAGCGGGCCAACTCGTCCAAACTGGTGATCGGCGAGACCAGAGGCGAGGGAACACTGGCGTTGCTGGACGCCATGAGCAGCGGGCTAAGCGGCTGTCTGGTCACCCTCCACAGCCAGCCCGGCGCAGGAGTGCTGGCCAAGCTGCTGTCCTATGCGTGCAGCGAAGGCGCAGACCCTCGATTCGCCCGCCAGCAGATTGCCATTGCCGTTCAACTCCTCGTGTGGATGGGCCGCAACGAGCTCGGCGAGAGGGTGATCTCCGACGTATCCCAGATCGTCAACTACGACGAGCGCCATGACACTATCGAAACCCGGTGCTTGTGG
This window contains:
- a CDS encoding ATPase, T2SS/T4P/T4SS family, with product MLLAVGDRWLDPEAVERVMDGVLEGMAGTAPGAALATSPAEVDQASAAGRPTVLLMRDDELEIRLESAVASAAAVLWITTADSSDVRSLLRLDTGSRRATPIVSVVVADDLPDRERLRRQRVISLWIPPEPTRRDLRRLHRLGRRLAWTAVAPRRLDPLDRETHLWAASQAAQTRLADLLEETGVEEFQIRGGECMIVHRAEGQRERRNSPFASNEELIETARHLASFSGGQPQRFDVLDSRLDIRLGDRWRLHAEAFMCHPPTMVLRSNMAGKATLDDLSVAAAPLQKILIGAVSGPVRANIVIAAAMGGGKTTLCQALLATVDGSERIDTIEDTPELRLAQYGIHSNSYERLTRDANNDGVGKLAMSDHIRDAKRANSSKLVIGETRGEGTLALLDAMSSGLSGCLVTLHSQPGAGVLAKLLSYACSEGADPRFARQQIAIAVQLLVWMGRNELGERVISDVSQIVNYDERHDTIETRCLWSLSPGQRWAAPAGLPHGQIERLYQSAGINLR